In Oryctolagus cuniculus chromosome X, mOryCun1.1, whole genome shotgun sequence, a single window of DNA contains:
- the SPRY3 gene encoding protein sprouty homolog 3 → MDATVTDDFQQILPIEQLRSTHASNDYVERPPAPCKQALSSPSLTVQTHKSDWSLATMPTALPRSLSQCHQLQPLPQHLSQSSIASSMSHSTTASDQRLLASITPSPSGQSIIRTQPGAGTHPKADGALKGEAEQSAGHPSEHLFICEECGRCKCVPCTAARPLPSCWLCNQRCLCSAESLLDYGTCLCCVKGLFYHCSTDDEDNCADEPCSCGPSSCFVRWAAMSLISLFLPCLCCYLPTRGCLHLCQQGYDSLRRPGCRCKRHTNTVCRKISSGSTPFPKAQEKSV, encoded by the coding sequence ATGGATGCCACAGTGACAGATGATTTTCAACAAATTCTGCCTATTGAACAGCTGCGCTCTACTCATGCTAGCAATGATTATGTGGAACGGCCTCCAGCCCCCTGTAAACAGGCCCTCTCCAGCCCTTCCCTTACTGTGCAAACCCATAAATCTGATTGGTCCCTGGCTACCATGCCTACTGCTCTTCCCCGCAGTCTTAGCCAGTGCCATCAGTTGCAGCCCTTGCCTCAGCATCTGAGCCAATCTAGCATTGCCAGTTCAATGTCTCATAGCACCACTGCCTCTGATCAAAGGCTCTTGGCCAGCATAACACCCTCACCTTCAGGCCAATCCATCATCCGAACCCAGCCTGGAGCAGGGACCCACCCAAAGGCTGATGGTGCTCTGAAGGGAGAAGCTGAGCAATCTGCAGGGCACCCAAGTGAGCACCTCTTCATCTGCGAGGAGTGTGGGCGCTGCAAGTGTGTTCCCTGCACAGCAGctcgtcccctcccctcctgctggcTGTGCAACCAGCGTTGCCTTTGCTCTGCTGAGAGCCTCCTCGATTATGGCACTTGTCTCTGCTGTGTCAAGGGCCTCTTCTATCACTGCTCCACTGATGATGAAGACAACTGCGCTGATGAACCCTGCTCCTGTGGGCCTAGCTCTTGCTTTGTCCGCTGGGCAGCCATGAGTCTCATCTCCCTTTTCCTACCCTGCCTCTGCTGCTACCTGCCTACCCGTGGATGCCTCCATCTGTGCCAGCAGGGCTATGATAGCCTCCGGCGACCAGGCTGCCGCTGTAAGAGGCACACCAACACTGTGTGCAGAAAAATCTCTTCTGGTAGTACGCCCTTCCCCAAGGCCCAGGAAAAGTCTGTATGA